The following coding sequences lie in one Osmerus mordax isolate fOsmMor3 chromosome 13, fOsmMor3.pri, whole genome shotgun sequence genomic window:
- the sirt3 gene encoding NAD-dependent protein deacetylase sirtuin-3, mitochondrial isoform X1, translating into MIALKDQQKRYICLAQKKIGRTTRLTGLQTVGLLSGTFCPRWIGVRRVYSRGGGASSKQQTLEDIAKCIKGREYKRIVVMAGAGISTPSGIPDFRSPGSGLYDNLQQYDLPYAEAIFEINFFHHKPEPFFALAKELYPGNYQPNLTHYFVRLLHDKGQLLRMYTQNIDGLERLAGIPPEMLVEAHGTFASATCTVCRSVYKGEDLRPDIMEGNIPQCPTCKGTVKPDIVFFGEELPQNFFKYLKDFPLADLLIIIGTSLEVEPFASLAGAVRRSVPRLLINRDLVGPFAWGTSWPNDVAHLSDVVSGVRALSDALGWTLELETLITAETEKATKSREE; encoded by the exons ATGATCGCACTAAAAG ACCAACAGAAAAGATACATTTGTTTGGCTCAAAAGAAAATAGGCCGAACAACAAGACTCACGGGATTACAAACCGTAGGCCTACTGTCTGG GACCTTCTGCCCCAGGTGGATTGGGGTCCGTAGGGTGTACTCCCGAGGTGGTGGTGCAAGCTCCAAACAGCAGACCCTTGAGGACATTGCCAAGTGCATCAAAGGGAGAGAATACAAAAGGATTGTGGTGATGGCTGGAGCAGGGATCAGCACTCCTAGTGGCATTCCAGACTTTAG ATCCCCAGGCAGTGGTCTCTATGACAATCTCCAACAGTACGACCTGCCTTATGCCGAAGCCATATTTGAAATAAATTTTTTCCACCACAAACCTGAACCTTTCTTTGCCCTAGCTAAAGAGCTGTACCCAGGGAATTACCAGCCAAATTTGACTCATTACTTTGTACGTCTTCTTCATGATAAGGGCCAGCTTCTCAGGATGTACACCCAAAATATAGATGGTTTGGAGCGAT TGGCAGGCATTCCTCCTGAGATGCTGGTGGAGGCACATGGCACGTTTGCCTCCGCTACTTGCACTGTTTGTCGCAGTGTGTATAAGGGAGAAGACCTGCGT CCCGACATAATGGAAGGTAATATTCCTCAGTGCCCAACCTGTAAAGGAACGGTGAAGCCTGACATAGTCTTCTTTGGAGAAGAACTACCCCAGAACTTTTTCAAGTACCTCAAAGACTTCCCACTGGCAGATCTCCTTATCATCATAGGAACTTCACTGGAG GTGGAGCCCTTTGCCAGTCTGGCGGGTGCCGTACGTAGGTCTGTTCCCCGTCTTCTTATCAACAGGGACCTGGTGGGGCCTTTTGCCTGGGGGACCTCTTGGCCCAATGACGTGGCCCATCTCAGTGATGTGGTCAGTGGGGTACGTGCCCTGTCAGATGCCCTGGGATGGACACTGGAGCTGGAAACTCTCATCACTGCAGAGACTGAAAAG GCTACAAAGAGCAGGGAGGAATGA
- the sirt3 gene encoding NAD-dependent protein deacetylase sirtuin-3, mitochondrial isoform X2, which produces MYTQNIDGLERLAGIPPEMLVEAHGTFASATCTVCRSVYKGEDLRPDIMEGNIPQCPTCKGTVKPDIVFFGEELPQNFFKYLKDFPLADLLIIIGTSLEVEPFASLAGAVRRSVPRLLINRDLVGPFAWGTSWPNDVAHLSDVVSGVRALSDALGWTLELETLITAETEKATKSREE; this is translated from the exons ATGTACACCCAAAATATAGATGGTTTGGAGCGAT TGGCAGGCATTCCTCCTGAGATGCTGGTGGAGGCACATGGCACGTTTGCCTCCGCTACTTGCACTGTTTGTCGCAGTGTGTATAAGGGAGAAGACCTGCGT CCCGACATAATGGAAGGTAATATTCCTCAGTGCCCAACCTGTAAAGGAACGGTGAAGCCTGACATAGTCTTCTTTGGAGAAGAACTACCCCAGAACTTTTTCAAGTACCTCAAAGACTTCCCACTGGCAGATCTCCTTATCATCATAGGAACTTCACTGGAG GTGGAGCCCTTTGCCAGTCTGGCGGGTGCCGTACGTAGGTCTGTTCCCCGTCTTCTTATCAACAGGGACCTGGTGGGGCCTTTTGCCTGGGGGACCTCTTGGCCCAATGACGTGGCCCATCTCAGTGATGTGGTCAGTGGGGTACGTGCCCTGTCAGATGCCCTGGGATGGACACTGGAGCTGGAAACTCTCATCACTGCAGAGACTGAAAAG GCTACAAAGAGCAGGGAGGAATGA
- the psmd13 gene encoding 26S proteasome non-ATPase regulatory subunit 13, producing MKDVTGYLKQQQSTSSTPEMAAEWHTLEELYNKKLWHQLTLKMTDFVKDPCFATGDGLIQLYENFLSDFEHRINPLSLVEIILYVTRRMTDPKEAITFLEKTKEKVKSSDEAVILCKTSIGTLKLEISDLPATKKIIEEVDEMLNNLPGVTSVHGRFYDLSSKYYRIVGNHANYYKDALRYLGCVDIKDLAETEKQERAFTLGLAGLLGEGVYNFGELLMHPVLESLRSTDKQWLIDTLYAFNGGNVEKFQTFKSAWGQQPDLATHEAKLMQKIQLLCVMEMTFTRPANHRQLTFHEISQSAKIPVNEVELLVMKALSVGLIKGNIDEVDQKVQMTWVQPRVLDLQQIKGMKERLDFWCGDVKNMAMLVEQQAHDILT from the exons ATGAAAGATGTCACCGGGTACCTCAAACAACAACAGAGCACCAGCTCAACCCCAGAGATGGCGGCAGAATGGCATACATTGGAGGAGTTATACAACAAAAA GCTGTGGCATCAGTTGACACTGAAGATGACAGACTTTGTAAAGGATCCTTGCTTTGCCACAGGGGATGGCCTCATACAG CTGTACGAAAATTTTCTCAGTGACTTTGAACACAG AATCAACCCATTGTCCCTAGTGGAGATTATCCTATATGTTACTAGACGTATGACAG ATCCAAAAGAAGCCATCACCTTCCTTGAGAAAACCAAGGAAAAA GTGAAAAGCAGTGATGAAGCAGTCATTCTGTGTAAGACGTCTATTGGCACTCTAAAGCTAGAGATCAGTGACCTTCCAGCAACAAAG AAAATCATTGAGGAAGTTGATGAGATGTTAAACAATTTGCCTGGGGTAACGTCAGTCCATGGACGCTTCTATGACCTGTCCAGCAAATACTATCGCATTGTTGGGAACCACGCCAACTACTACAAGGATGCTCTGCGCTACTTGGGCTGTGTGGACATCAAAGACTTGGCAG agacagagaagcagGAAAGGGCTTTCACATTGGGCTTGGCTGGACTCTTGGGGGAAGGAGTTTACAACTTCGGGGAGCTG CTCATGCATCCAGTGCTTGAGTCTTTAAGAAGCACAGACAAGCAATGGCTTATTGACACACTGTATGCCTTCAATGGGGGCAATGTGGAGAAATTCCAGACCTTCAAGTCTGCCTGGGGCCAGCAG CCTGACCTGGCAACACATGAGGCTAAGCTGATGCAGAAGATTCAGCTCCTTTGTGTGATGGAG ATGACTTTCACCCGCCCAGCTAACCACAGACAGCTGACCTTCCATGAGATCTCACAGAGTGCCAAAATCCCTGTAAATGAG GTTGAACTCTTGGTAATGAAGGCTTTGTCAGTGGGCCTGATCAAAGGCAACATCGATGAGGTGGACCAGAAGGTTCAGATGACCTGGGTGCAACCAAGGGTGCTGGACCTGCAACAG ATCAAAGGCATGAAAGAGAGGCTAGACTTCTGGTGTGGAGATGTGAAGAACATGGCCATGCTGGTGGAGCAGCAGGCACACGATATTCTCACCTAG
- the jph3a gene encoding junctophilin-3, whose amino-acid sequence MSTGGRFDFDDGGSYCGGWEQGKAHGRGVCTGPQGQGEYAGAWSHGFEILGVYTWPSGNSYQGTWAQGKRHGVGVESKGRWDYRGEWTQGFKGRYGQLESTASGARYEGTWSNGLQDGYGTETYSDGGTYQGQWLGGMRHGYGVRQSVPYGMAAVILFPLRTSINSLRSEHSHGPPTLLEDGTTITPTDGVVAGLAGSPVGRGGFALTAPSEADRQRKRKGRFRQSILSGLKLRRSESKSSLASQLSKQSSFCSEAGMSTVSSAASDIHSNASLGEGEQGAPVDATVTETYAGEWRSDQRAGWGVSRRSDGMRYEGEWAANKRHGYGCTTFPDGTKEEGKYKQNALVSGKRKNLIPLRASKIREKVDRAVEAAEKAADIAKQKAEIALSRMSHARGKAEAAEGVAQKATEECRMARVAAKELSPSFHIYGNGLECQRPKHQDIKDKDHEVISTGTDSPELCTPDTTPPVITPDLSPVLSIPPSPPRSPSKHAHRPRNACFMRQSAVDDQGGAEIQVLVEGRGMDLPRGGANNWTEDMYPDRGGSSRSTTPSLLEEQEGQVNGHEQAPSNHKPREKTSSNHKSQEHTSSYRFWEHSSSNQKPSKHVSSNHKSREYTSSNHKTWDHTSTNHKACEHASSNYKPQVHILSNHKALEHNMSNHKTSEHASSNHKTHDYTCSNHNPKDHVSSNYNPREHVYSNHHPPEHVYSNHHTKHHISSNHKLSEHALADQGLDGHPGVWTAESTLRWSPAHSRLTEQEDEKLGDYTVDMRLQPPDSISQMPRGLGQESPGPKGNRVRPRGLRPVKEGSMDSVQMLDSLNVGAELEEWPLHRDLTLSPPLKSQPITLEQDGEHLTLKSNSGSSSILVVMVILLNIGVAILFIHFFI is encoded by the exons ATGTCCACTGGAGGCAGGTTTGACTTTGATGACGGGGGGTCGTACTGCGGGGGGTGGGAGCAGGGCAAGGCCCATGGGCGAGGGGTCTGCACGGGGCCACAGGGCCAGGGTGAGTATGCAGGGGCCTGGAGCCACGGTTTTGAGATCCTGGGCGTGTACACCTGGCCAAGCGGGAATAGTTACCAGGGCACCTGGGCACAGGGCAAGCGCCACGGTGTAGGCGTGGAGAGCAAAGGCCGCTGGGATTACAGGGGCGAGTGGACACAGGGCTTCAAGGGTCGCTATGGGCAGCTGGAGAGCACGGCCAGTGGGGCCCGCTATGAGGGAACCTGGAGCAACGGCCTACAGGATGGATACGGCACTGAGACATACTCTGACGGAG GAACATACCAGGGCCAGTGGTTGGGCGGGATGCGTCATGGCTACGGTGTGCGGCAGAGCGTGCCGTACGGCATGGCAGCCGTCATCCTCTTCCCCCTGCGCACGTCCATAAACTCGCTCCGCTCCGAGCACAGCCATGGCCCGCCCACCCTATTGGAGGATGGCACCACCATCACGCCGACAGACGGTGTTGTGGCGGGCCTGGCCGGGAGCCCCGTGGGGAGAGGCGGTTTTGCTCTCACCGCCCCAAGTGAAGCTGAccggcagaggaagaggaaaggccGCTTCCGCCAATCCATCCTGAGCGGGCTGAAACTGCGACGCTCCGAGTCCAAGAGTTCCCTGGCCAGCCAGCTCAGCAAGCAGAGCTCCTTCTGCAGCGAGGCCGGCATGAGCACTGTCAGTTCAGCAGCCTCTGATATCCACTCCAATGCCAGCCTGGGCGAGGGTGAGCAGGGTGCCCCTGTGGACGCCACTGTGACTGAGACCTATGCCGGAGAGTGGAGGAGCGATCAACGAGCGGGCTGGGGCGTGAGCCGGCGCTCCGACGGCATGCGCTATGAGGGGGAGTGGGCCGCCAACAAGCGGCATGGCTATGGGTGCACCACGTTCCCCGATGGCACCAAAGAAGAAGGCAAGTACAAGCAGAATGCACTGGTGAGCGGCAAACGCAAGAATCTCATCCCACTGAGGGCCAGTAAGATCAGGGAGAAGGTGGACCGGGCCGTGGAGGCAGCTGAGAAAGCTGCGGACATTGCCAAACAGAAGGCGGAGATTGCCCTGTCCAG AATGAGCCACGCCCGTGGAaaggcagaggcagcagagggtGTGGCCCAGAAGGCAACAGAGGAGTGTCGAATGGCTCGTGTTGCTGCCAAAGAGCTCTCGCCTTCCTTCCACATCTATGGAAATG GACTCGAGTGTCAGAGGCCCAAGCACCAGGACATCAAGGACAAAGACCATGAGGTCATCTCCACAGGAACAGACAGTCCCGAGCTGTGCACGCCTGACACCACACCACCTGTAATAACACCTGATCTCAGCCCTGTGTTGAGCATCCCGCCCTCACCTCCTCGCAGTCCATCCAAGCACGCCCACCGCCCCAGAAACGCCTGCTTCATGCGCCAGAGTGCCGTGGACGACCAAGGCGGAGCTGAGATCCAAGTATTGGTGGAGGGCCGGGGCATGGACCTCCCCAGGGGCGGGGCTAACAACTGGACAGAGGATATGTACCCAGATCGAGGGGGTAGTAGTCGCTCCACCACCCCTTCCCTCCTGGAAGAACAAGAAGGCCAAGTTAATGGCCATGAACAAGCCCCCTCCAATCACAAGCCAAGGGAGAAAACTTCATCCAATCACAAGTCCCAGGAGCACACTTCCTCCTACAGGTTCTGGGAGCATTCCTCATCCAACCAAAAGCCCTCTAAGCATGTGTCGTCCAATCACAAGTCGAGAGAGTACACGTCCTCCAATCACAAAACATGGGATCATACTTCAACAAATCACAAGGCCTGCGAGCATGCCTCTTCCAATTACAAGCCGCAGGTGCACATTTTATCCAATCACAAGGCCTTGGAGCATAACATGTCCAATCACAAGACTTCTGAGCATGCTTCTTCCAATCACAAGACCCATGATTATACCTGCTCCAATCACAACCCAAAGGACCATGTCTCCTCCAATTACAACCCTCGAGAGCATGTGTATTCCAACCACCACCCACCAGAGCATGTATACTCCAACCACCACACAAAGCACCACATCTCCTCCAACCACAAGCTTAGCGAGCATGCCTTGGCTGACCAAGGGCTTGACGGCCACCCAGGGGTCTGGACTGCTGAAAGCACCCTTAGGTGGAGCCCCGCCCACTCACGcctcacagagcaggaggaCGAGAAGCTAGGTGACTACACAGTAGATATGAGGCTTCAGCCCCCGGACTCCATTTCCCAGATGCCCCGGGGGCTGGGCCAGGAATCTCCAGGCCCTAAAGGCAACAGGGTGCGGCCCCGTGGCCTGCGTCCAGTGAAGGAGGGATCCATGGACTCTGTACAGATGCTGGACAGTCTGAATGTGGGGGCAGAGTTGGAGGAGTGGCCACTGCACAGggacctcaccctctccccacccctaaAGTCCCAGCCTATTACACTGGAGCAGGACGGGGAGCATCTCACCCTTAAATCAAACTCA GGCTCCAGCTCTATTCTGGTGGTCATGGTCATTTTACTTAATATTGGAGTAGCTATTTTGTTCATTCACTTCTTTATTTAA
- the drd4b gene encoding dopamine receptor D4b, with translation MSDNFTDFGNTTQPVVTDYNYPALIFGILLIIVIIGGNVLVCLSVYKEKALKTTTNYFIVSLAFADLLLAVLVLPLFVYAEFQGGVWTLNMLVCDGLMTMDVMLCTASIFNLCAISIDRFIAVSIPLNYNRKHVDHRQMILLSATWLLALAVASPVMFGINDPNDIPQRDPSECKLEDDNYVVYSSVCSFFIPCPIMLLLYFGIFRGLRRWEEARKAKLKNSIQACRKLQHAAAALPPVDPLPGPLTMPLPRIIERDLAQSGLEEEEDCVQPDCPFPPEYRKSSIETVTYPDLSSYNQQPPRKTRANINSRERKAMRVLPVVVGCFLFCWTPFFVVHTTRALCKSCDIPDGLMSTVTWLGYVNSALNPIIYTVFNTEFRKFFKKFFHSCFWH, from the exons ATGTCGGACAACTTTACCGATTTTGGCAATACGACACAGCCGGTTGTCACCGACTACAACTATCCTGCTCTAATATTCGGAATATTGCTGATCATTGTTATTATTGGAGGAAATGTGCTTGTGTGCCTTAGTGTTTACAAGGAGAAAGCGTTGAAAACTACAACAAACTACTTCATTGTCAGTCTGGCTTTTGCGGACCTACTGCTGGCTGTTCTGGTTTTGCCCCTCTTTGTGTATGCAGAG TTCCAGGGTGGAGTGTGGACCTTAAACATGCTGGTGTGTGACGGCCTGATGACCATGGATGTGATGCTGTGCACCGCTTCCATATTTAACCTCTGCGCTATCAGCATTGACAG GTTCATTGCAGTTTCCATTCCCTTAAACTACAACCGAAAACATGTGGACCACCGTCAGATGATCCTGCTGTCCGCCACATGGCTCCTGGCCCTTGCCGTTGCATCACCCGTTATGTTTGGCATCAATGATCCCAATGATATCCCCCAACGCGACCCCAGCGAATGCAAGCTGGAGGATGACAACTATGTGGTGTACTCCTCCGTCTGCTCCTTTTTCATCCCCTGCCCCATCATGCTGCTCCTCTACTTTGGAATTTTCCGGGGTCTTCGGCGCTGGGAGGAGGCTCGCAAGGCCAAGCTGAAGAACAGCATCCAGGCTTGCCGGAAACTCCAGCATGCTGCCGCCGCCCTACCCCCTGTAGACCCCCTCCCTGGCCCACTGACCATGCCCCTGCCCAGGATCATCGAACGTGACCTGGCCCAgtctggcctggaggaggaagaggactgtGTGCAGCCGGACTGCCCTTTTCCTCCAGAGTACAGGAAGAGTTCCATTGAAACTGTAACTTACCCAGACCTGTCCTCTTACAACCAGCAGCCACCGAGGAAAACAAGAGCTAATATTAACAGCCGGGAGAGGAAGGCCATGAGGGTGCTCCCTGTTGTGGTGG GTTGCTTTCTATTCTGCTGGACGCCATTTTTTGTAGTGCACACCACCCGTGCCCTTTGCAAGTCATGTGATATCCCGGACGGTCTGATGAGCACCGTCACCTGGCTGGGTTACGTCAACAGCGCACTCAACCCCATCATCTACACCGTCTTCAATACAGAATTCCGAAAGTTTTTCAAAAAGTTCTTTCACAGCTGTTTCTGGCATTAG